The Borreliella andersonii genome has a segment encoding these proteins:
- a CDS encoding S41 family peptidase, with amino-acid sequence MKNKFLICVCFLLTLGISSLVIVESIFAFDESNNKLSRSNYEQMMIQAFEFVKENYVDPVSDEVIFEGALKGIFQALDDPYSQYLTKKDLEEISKTTVGDYVGIGISIIKKMHSQDKHKVKDLDPNSACVSIVTPFEGGPAYKAGIKSGDCIIAVDGKSVYSMEVDQVVDLLKGKEGTKVKVSILRGKNLTLDFELTREKIEIQTIKYDVINSDIGYIRIVSFNPHTSVDFRKALDNLKNKNIKSLILDLRLNTGGYFQAAIKMADDILSEGTIVSTKSRNSSKPIDYKASSKQVLPPDIKIVALIDRSSASASEVFVGALKDNKRAYVIGEKSYGKGLIQHVVPFYTGGFKITSSKYYTPSGKSIHKVGIEPDLEIKSPDFSEEEALIYKEIFDKKLIEGFLKGKKSITEQEIDFFVENLVKENPKYKIDKEFLGKYVFFNYYQDNNKELPIYNLHYDKVLKTACEYLAKLGN; translated from the coding sequence ATGAAGAATAAATTTTTAATATGTGTATGTTTTTTATTGACTCTGGGTATAAGTTCTTTAGTAATTGTTGAATCTATTTTTGCTTTTGATGAATCTAATAATAAGTTATCAAGATCAAATTATGAACAGATGATGATTCAAGCTTTTGAATTTGTAAAAGAAAATTATGTTGATCCTGTAAGCGATGAAGTAATTTTTGAAGGCGCTTTAAAAGGAATATTTCAAGCTCTAGACGATCCTTATTCTCAATATTTGACAAAAAAAGATTTGGAAGAAATTTCAAAAACAACAGTAGGAGATTATGTTGGCATTGGAATCTCTATAATAAAAAAAATGCATTCCCAAGATAAACACAAGGTAAAAGATCTTGATCCTAATAGCGCTTGCGTTTCTATTGTTACACCTTTTGAAGGAGGTCCGGCCTATAAGGCAGGAATTAAATCTGGAGATTGTATTATCGCTGTTGATGGGAAGAGTGTTTATTCTATGGAAGTAGATCAAGTTGTTGATCTTTTAAAAGGTAAAGAAGGTACAAAAGTTAAAGTATCTATTCTTAGGGGGAAAAATTTAACATTGGATTTTGAACTTACAAGAGAGAAGATAGAAATACAAACAATCAAGTATGATGTTATTAATTCAGATATTGGTTATATAAGAATAGTAAGCTTTAATCCACACACTTCTGTAGATTTTAGAAAAGCTTTAGATAATCTTAAGAATAAAAATATTAAATCTTTGATTTTAGATTTAAGGCTTAATACTGGAGGATATTTTCAGGCAGCTATAAAAATGGCAGATGATATTTTATCTGAAGGAACTATTGTTTCCACAAAATCCAGAAATTCTAGCAAGCCTATTGATTATAAGGCAAGTTCAAAACAAGTTTTGCCTCCAGATATAAAAATTGTTGCCTTAATAGACAGATCATCAGCCTCAGCATCAGAGGTTTTTGTAGGAGCCTTAAAAGATAATAAGAGAGCTTACGTTATAGGGGAAAAGTCTTATGGCAAGGGGCTTATTCAGCATGTAGTTCCTTTTTATACTGGTGGATTTAAAATTACAAGTTCAAAGTATTATACTCCATCTGGAAAGAGTATTCATAAGGTTGGGATTGAGCCTGATTTGGAAATAAAATCTCCAGATTTTTCTGAGGAGGAAGCATTAATATATAAAGAAATTTTTGATAAAAAGTTAATAGAAGGCTTTTTGAAAGGTAAAAAATCCATTACCGAACAAGAGATTGATTTTTTTGTTGAAAATCTTGTCAAAGAAAATCCAAAATATAAAATTGATAAAGAATTTTTAGGTAAGTATGTGTTTTTTAATTACTATCAAGACAATAATAAAGAATTGCCAATTTATAATCTACACTATGACAAGGTTTTAAAAACAGCTTGTGAATATTTGGCTAAATTAGGTAATTAA
- the pdeA gene encoding cyclic di-GMP phosphodiesterase PdeA, giving the protein MNEVNNYQNINSVIISKKEIDVKDLIKLKSIFNLIQIVKSEKALYSEYVKQNNIKFAIIYNYEKPIDFSINVANELKNANKIHSIIISDEKFDEEYLKLNHIEIIKDISELEYKQNLIHQKKLFCDNKNTTLDFFLNLSELIKEIVIITNTKNEIIYINEKGSKNLNLPMKTSGNIIKVTDIDIRDWEKLEKIDLSYHTNSIPEFKNILITDCLLTLKNNKKLHVDIFVSTIAQNNIDKLITIKEISNPNKTENYKYLEIIDSKDEIQNAKEIEKLLVNHMDIYKKKRIYLLNLEISLTAEYEYKEDQEKLNIKILKIMYSKIMSLYSEYIFKLKHNNFIVIICTNGDEKQIISIAQKIKKTIAMAFKKEDIIIFKFNIGIIEVNLKENLEFKIPKLMMATKISSEYKDSNPTIYKEELPEAVILKNQNKIFQYILKAIKNDFFTLYYQRINPLKKNLKPKIEILTRLFDHMGKPIPNNQIFNLIDKYNLTVEVDTLVVKKALREYKSFVSKNGIHIFSINISPHSLKSQNFRIFLRDTLLKSQIPLQNICLEITETGILENFEIINKYFQELKSFGIKLALDDFGSGHTSLSYIKTLPIDLLKIDGSFIKAINSSEIDFVIIKSIKKIADTKNIKIIAEFVYNEEILKKIIELEIDYGQGFLWHKPEPI; this is encoded by the coding sequence ATGAACGAAGTTAATAATTATCAAAATATAAATTCCGTTATAATATCTAAAAAAGAAATTGACGTTAAAGATCTTATAAAGCTTAAATCTATTTTTAACTTAATTCAAATCGTAAAATCTGAAAAAGCTTTATACAGCGAGTACGTAAAACAAAATAATATTAAATTCGCTATTATTTATAATTATGAAAAACCAATAGATTTTTCAATAAACGTTGCAAACGAATTAAAAAATGCAAACAAAATCCATTCTATTATAATTAGCGACGAAAAATTTGATGAAGAATATTTAAAACTTAATCACATAGAAATAATAAAAGATATAAGCGAATTAGAATATAAGCAAAACTTAATACATCAAAAAAAACTATTTTGCGATAATAAAAACACAACTCTGGATTTCTTTTTAAATTTATCAGAACTCATAAAAGAAATAGTAATCATCACAAACACCAAAAATGAAATTATTTATATCAATGAAAAAGGTAGTAAAAATCTTAATCTTCCAATGAAAACCTCTGGAAATATAATCAAAGTAACCGACATAGATATAAGAGATTGGGAAAAGTTGGAAAAAATAGATTTAAGCTACCATACAAATTCTATTCCTGAATTTAAAAATATATTAATAACCGATTGTCTTTTAACTTTAAAAAATAACAAAAAACTACATGTAGATATATTTGTTAGCACAATCGCTCAAAACAATATCGATAAATTAATAACAATTAAAGAAATATCAAACCCTAATAAAACAGAAAACTATAAATACCTAGAAATTATTGATTCTAAGGACGAGATTCAAAATGCCAAAGAAATTGAAAAATTACTAGTAAACCATATGGATATTTATAAAAAAAAAAGAATATATTTGCTTAATTTAGAAATATCCCTAACAGCAGAATATGAATACAAAGAGGATCAAGAAAAGCTTAATATAAAAATACTTAAAATAATGTATTCAAAAATAATGTCATTATACTCTGAATATATTTTCAAGTTAAAACACAACAATTTTATAGTAATCATATGCACAAATGGTGATGAAAAGCAAATAATCTCAATTGCCCAAAAAATCAAAAAAACAATTGCAATGGCATTCAAAAAAGAAGATATTATTATATTTAAATTCAATATTGGAATAATAGAGGTGAATTTAAAAGAAAACTTAGAATTCAAAATCCCCAAATTAATGATGGCTACAAAAATATCATCGGAATACAAAGACTCTAATCCCACTATATATAAAGAAGAACTACCAGAAGCAGTGATTTTAAAAAATCAAAACAAAATCTTTCAATATATACTCAAAGCAATAAAAAATGATTTTTTTACTCTTTATTATCAAAGAATAAATCCTCTTAAAAAAAACTTAAAACCTAAAATAGAAATCTTGACAAGACTTTTTGACCACATGGGCAAGCCAATTCCAAACAATCAAATTTTCAACTTAATAGACAAATATAATTTAACTGTTGAGGTTGATACATTGGTGGTTAAAAAGGCCTTAAGAGAATACAAAAGCTTTGTATCAAAAAATGGAATTCATATTTTCTCAATTAACATATCTCCTCATTCACTAAAATCTCAAAACTTTCGAATCTTTTTAAGAGATACTTTATTGAAAAGCCAAATCCCGCTTCAAAATATATGCTTGGAAATAACAGAAACTGGAATTCTTGAAAACTTTGAGATAATAAACAAATATTTTCAAGAATTAAAAAGTTTTGGAATCAAACTAGCACTTGATGACTTTGGAAGCGGACATACATCACTCTCATATATTAAAACACTACCAATAGACCTGCTTAAAATAGATGGATCTTTCATAAAAGCAATAAACTCTAGTGAAATAGATTTTGTAATAATAAAATCTATTAAAAAAATAGCAGATACAAAAAATATAAAAATTATTGCCGAATTTGTATATAATGAAGAAATATTAAAAAAAATAATTGAACTAGAAATAGATTATGGGCAAGGATTTTTATGGCACAAACCAGAACCAATATAA
- a CDS encoding aminopeptidase, producing the protein MKKQNPWIHLNEEEKNKIFNFSESYKKFISKFKTEREVTAYALDKAKKLGFINAEEKKNLMPGDKIFYTCREKSVAFAIIGKNPIEDGMNFIVSHTDSPRLDAKPSPISEETELTFLKTNYYGGIKKYQWLSTPLSIRGIVFLKNGEKVEINIGDNENDPVFVIPDILPHLDRKIQRNKKSDEIVEGENLKILIGSLPIETKEKNKVKLATLQLIKEKYKIEEEDFVSSEIEIVPAGTAKDIGFDKALIGAYGQDDKICVFTSLESIFDLEETPNKTAICFLVDKEEIGSTGSTGLDSRYLEYFVSDMILKIKKSEYNNLYVQKALWNSKSISADVCAAINPLFSSVHDEQNAPQLGYGIPIMKYTGHGGKSMASDADAELVSYIRQLLNKNNIAWQVATLGKVEEGGGGTVAKFLAGYGIRTIDMGPAVISMHSPMEITSKFDLYNAYLAYKAFYRE; encoded by the coding sequence ATGAAAAAACAAAATCCATGGATACATTTAAATGAAGAAGAAAAAAATAAAATTTTCAATTTTTCTGAAAGTTACAAAAAATTTATAAGTAAATTTAAAACAGAAAGAGAAGTTACAGCCTATGCCCTAGATAAAGCAAAAAAATTGGGGTTTATTAACGCTGAAGAGAAAAAGAATTTAATGCCGGGTGATAAAATTTTTTATACCTGTAGAGAAAAATCTGTTGCTTTTGCTATTATTGGCAAAAATCCTATTGAAGATGGAATGAATTTCATTGTTTCTCACACAGATTCACCAAGACTTGATGCAAAGCCCTCCCCAATTTCTGAAGAAACCGAACTTACATTTCTTAAAACCAACTATTATGGGGGAATAAAAAAATATCAGTGGCTATCTACACCCCTTTCAATAAGAGGCATAGTATTTTTAAAAAATGGAGAAAAGGTTGAAATAAACATTGGGGACAATGAAAACGATCCTGTATTTGTAATTCCCGACATCTTGCCTCATCTTGATAGAAAAATACAAAGAAATAAAAAATCAGATGAAATTGTTGAAGGAGAAAATCTAAAAATTTTAATTGGAAGCCTGCCAATCGAAACAAAAGAAAAAAATAAAGTTAAACTGGCAACTTTACAACTAATAAAAGAAAAATACAAAATAGAAGAAGAGGATTTTGTATCATCAGAAATTGAAATAGTACCTGCAGGAACAGCAAAAGATATTGGATTTGACAAAGCCTTAATTGGTGCTTACGGGCAAGACGACAAAATATGCGTTTTCACTTCTTTAGAGTCCATATTTGATCTTGAAGAGACTCCAAACAAAACAGCCATTTGCTTTCTTGTAGATAAAGAAGAAATTGGTTCAACAGGTTCAACAGGACTAGATTCAAGATATCTTGAATATTTTGTTTCTGATATGATCTTAAAAATTAAAAAATCGGAATACAACAATCTTTACGTTCAAAAAGCCTTGTGGAATTCAAAAAGCATTTCTGCTGATGTTTGCGCAGCAATAAACCCACTATTTAGCTCAGTTCATGACGAACAAAATGCTCCCCAACTTGGATATGGAATACCTATAATGAAATACACAGGACATGGTGGAAAAAGTATGGCCAGTGATGCTGATGCTGAGCTTGTTTCTTACATTAGACAATTATTAAATAAAAACAATATAGCCTGGCAAGTGGCAACACTTGGAAAAGTAGAAGAAGGTGGAGGGGGAACTGTTGCTAAATTTTTAGCTGGCTATGGGATAAGAACAATAGACATGGGACCTGCTGTTATAAGCATGCATTCTCCAATGGAAATAACTTCTAAATTTGATTTATACAATGCTTACTTAGCATATAAAGCTTTCTACAGAGAATAA
- a CDS encoding 16S rRNA (uracil(1498)-N(3))-methyltransferase — translation MKQIVLDENCLAGDFIIVKDARIYHHLVNVRRLKRGDKLNILLKDKELRSSEIVKIGSNFIKFTTNKIDKIERNNFEISIFISSLKGKKIDLVLRQVVEIGVSEINIINADRSVSKIDISNASAKILRFSKIVDEALKQSGNKIFPKINFYNNFFHLPYSFCTTRYYVAHPSGMILSKNESFDNFSKIGIIIGPEGCFSESEIVFFKEKCFNFVRFNTPILRADTAIIYSLAYFKALLEDYNG, via the coding sequence GTGAAGCAAATTGTTTTGGATGAGAATTGTTTAGCAGGTGATTTTATTATTGTTAAAGATGCGAGAATATATCATCACCTTGTTAATGTTAGACGACTTAAAAGGGGTGATAAGCTTAACATTCTTTTAAAAGATAAGGAATTAAGGTCTTCAGAAATAGTAAAGATTGGTAGTAATTTTATTAAGTTTACTACCAATAAAATAGATAAAATTGAAAGAAATAATTTTGAGATAAGTATTTTTATTTCTAGTTTAAAGGGCAAAAAAATAGACCTAGTGTTAAGACAGGTTGTTGAGATTGGAGTTTCAGAAATTAATATTATTAATGCGGATCGTTCTGTGTCAAAAATAGATATAAGCAATGCATCTGCCAAAATTTTAAGATTTTCAAAAATAGTAGATGAGGCTTTAAAGCAAAGTGGTAATAAAATTTTTCCTAAAATTAATTTTTATAATAATTTTTTTCATTTACCTTATTCTTTTTGCACTACCAGATATTATGTTGCTCATCCAAGCGGAATGATTTTAAGCAAGAATGAAAGTTTTGACAATTTTAGCAAAATTGGAATTATAATAGGTCCTGAAGGATGCTTTTCGGAGTCAGAAATTGTCTTTTTCAAGGAGAAGTGTTTTAATTTTGTAAGGTTTAACACTCCAATTTTACGAGCAGATACGGCTATTATTTATTCGCTTGCTTATTTTAAGGCATTGTTAGAGGATTATAATGGCTAA
- a CDS encoding MinD/ParA family protein, with product MIIIPVASGKGGVGKSLFSANIAICLANEGKKVLLVDLDLGASNLHSMLNIAPKKSIGTFLKTKINFSDIIIQSGIENLNFIAGDSDIPELANIAVSQKKLIIKNLKSLKYDYLVIDLGAGTAFNIIDFFLMSKRGVIVTTPTVTAAMNAYLFLKNIIFRLLSSVFNRGTKGNEILRTIKQNSIDLQRVYMPNLLLKLENEDPENYSKFNKLFKTISPFMIFNMLKTPKDIEKTEKIIKSAKNYLNINLQSIGAIYKDEIVDQALNSKIPITIYKPTGPTSKSIKKIAKKLIEIEDLTNDAELLNEEDLNESYDFVLREAQEEYIEKIEYLESLIKNKTIESSEIIDIIKSQKREIETLRKQNMLFKKKLFEKLKKAKEV from the coding sequence TTGATTATTATTCCTGTAGCCAGTGGTAAAGGGGGAGTTGGCAAATCCCTTTTCTCAGCAAACATAGCAATTTGCCTGGCAAATGAAGGAAAAAAAGTATTACTTGTTGATCTTGACCTTGGAGCATCTAATTTGCATTCAATGTTAAACATTGCACCTAAAAAAAGTATAGGAACATTTTTAAAAACAAAGATTAATTTTTCAGACATTATTATTCAATCTGGAATTGAAAATTTAAACTTCATTGCAGGAGATTCTGACATTCCAGAACTTGCCAATATAGCGGTTTCTCAAAAAAAACTCATAATAAAAAATTTAAAATCTTTAAAATATGATTATTTAGTGATTGACCTTGGAGCAGGAACAGCCTTTAATATCATAGACTTTTTTTTAATGTCAAAAAGAGGAGTAATAGTAACAACACCAACAGTAACAGCTGCAATGAATGCATATTTATTTCTTAAAAATATAATATTTAGACTGTTATCAAGCGTGTTTAATAGAGGGACAAAAGGAAATGAAATTCTCAGAACAATAAAGCAAAATTCAATCGATCTTCAAAGGGTTTATATGCCTAATTTGCTGTTAAAACTTGAAAATGAAGATCCTGAAAATTATTCTAAATTTAATAAATTATTTAAGACAATTAGTCCTTTCATGATATTTAATATGCTCAAAACTCCCAAAGATATCGAAAAAACTGAAAAAATAATAAAATCAGCAAAAAACTATTTAAATATAAATTTACAAAGTATTGGAGCAATCTATAAAGATGAAATAGTTGACCAAGCTTTAAACAGTAAAATACCCATCACTATATACAAACCTACAGGCCCAACCTCCAAAAGTATAAAAAAAATTGCAAAAAAATTAATCGAAATTGAAGATTTAACAAATGATGCAGAGCTTTTAAACGAAGAAGATTTAAATGAAAGTTATGATTTTGTACTCAGAGAAGCTCAAGAAGAATATATTGAAAAAATTGAATACCTTGAATCGTTGATAAAAAATAAAACAATAGAAAGTAGTGAAATTATTGATATAATAAAATCTCAGAAAAGAGAAATCGAAACCTTAAGAAAACAAAATATGTTATTTAAAAAAAAGCTTTTTGAAAAGCTTAAAAAGGCTAAGGAGGTCTAA
- a CDS encoding PTS sugar transporter subunit IIB, which yields MIDLEKTNKIKVAEHIVECFGGIKNIKNINKDLTRIKILVDSNSLVKRDDLTKNDNIIGTIKSNELTEVVINFEIIEDVYNKILYMMNDQKQ from the coding sequence ATGATAGATTTAGAAAAAACAAATAAAATCAAAGTAGCAGAGCATATTGTAGAATGCTTTGGGGGAATTAAAAATATTAAAAACATAAACAAAGACCTAACAAGAATAAAAATTTTAGTAGACAGCAATTCTTTAGTTAAAAGAGACGATTTAACAAAAAATGACAACATAATAGGAACTATTAAATCTAATGAACTTACAGAAGTTGTAATAAATTTTGAAATAATCGAAGATGTTTATAATAAAATTTTATATATGATGAACGATCAAAAACAATAA
- the amrB gene encoding AmmeMemoRadiSam system protein B, whose translation MVENIFYSNNTSDLSCKLKEKKTHKAILTGYGSYEFFLKNECLFKKIISNQTNNIFIISEAKSDFLINISNHNVWKIFNKNIIVNLKILKLLKTLNFINIDDKLIENDHKIEIALNFISNIKKNIKIIPIIFGKTCNKHLLKFCEFLKPFINREENSFILLSCFTSKSTNIKKALKLEENLKHILLEKKLPNLNLILESYKSKKIFPENINAIMTISNLFKHFEFTDSKITFNSPEYFISSSILIR comes from the coding sequence TTGGTTGAAAACATATTTTATTCAAATAATACAAGCGACTTGTCATGTAAGTTGAAAGAAAAAAAAACTCACAAAGCCATACTAACAGGTTATGGAAGCTATGAGTTTTTTTTAAAAAATGAATGTTTGTTTAAAAAAATAATATCTAATCAAACTAATAATATATTCATAATATCTGAAGCAAAAAGCGATTTTTTAATTAATATATCCAATCACAATGTGTGGAAAATTTTTAATAAAAATATTATAGTAAACCTAAAAATATTAAAATTATTAAAGACTTTAAATTTTATTAATATAGACGATAAATTAATCGAAAATGATCATAAAATTGAAATTGCATTAAATTTTATTAGCAACATAAAGAAAAATATAAAAATAATTCCAATAATTTTTGGAAAAACTTGCAATAAGCATTTACTAAAATTTTGCGAGTTTTTAAAACCTTTTATAAACAGAGAAGAAAACTCATTTATTTTATTATCTTGCTTTACTTCAAAATCTACAAATATAAAAAAAGCCTTAAAGCTTGAAGAAAATTTAAAACATATCCTTCTTGAAAAAAAACTACCTAATCTTAATCTAATACTAGAAAGCTATAAATCAAAAAAAATATTTCCGGAAAATATAAATGCAATCATGACAATTTCAAACCTTTTTAAACATTTCGAATTTACAGACTCAAAAATAACATTTAACTCCCCAGAATACTTTATATCAAGCAGCATTCTAATAAGATAA
- the rpmB gene encoding 50S ribosomal protein L28, with protein MARKCEITGKKTMFGNNVPRKGLAKKKGGAGQHIGVKTKRTFKVNLVNKKFFIPSLGRSVGIKVSAGALRSISKMGLDAFLKKNCKRIENFL; from the coding sequence ATGGCTAGGAAGTGTGAGATAACAGGGAAAAAAACTATGTTTGGAAACAATGTTCCAAGGAAGGGGCTTGCTAAGAAAAAAGGTGGAGCTGGACAACATATTGGAGTAAAAACCAAAAGAACCTTTAAGGTTAATTTAGTAAATAAAAAATTTTTTATTCCAAGTCTTGGAAGAAGTGTTGGCATTAAGGTTTCTGCTGGTGCGTTAAGAAGTATTTCAAAGATGGGGCTTGATGCTTTTTTAAAGAAAAACTGCAAAAGAATAGAAAACTTTTTGTAA
- the lgt gene encoding prolipoprotein diacylglyceryl transferase, producing the protein MPNYINYPSWLHPEVIQGIPITWYSLSYILIILISYKFIWYQIKSDNIDIKKEDYETFMFSLVLGAILGGRLASTLVYDKSGIYYSNPWLILLPFDQHWNFTGFRGMAIHGGFLGAIIAPLITINTKLKNTNVQKYFLKLTDYGSMAFSSGYILGRLANFANAELYGRVMKGGIIFPNAEPFDTNIPGVKEFASSVGLEISPHDLLINLPRIPSQLIEGLFEGPVTFLLLWFLFRKIKKYDGFIFGVYVMLYAFFRFFIEYLREPDKELGFIITYKPIKSLSEFSFLNISMGQILSLTLMISGLIWIIVTKKIAEKKIKNNTNLAYKN; encoded by the coding sequence ATGCCAAATTACATAAATTACCCAAGCTGGTTACATCCTGAAGTGATTCAAGGCATACCAATTACATGGTATAGCCTATCTTATATTTTAATCATACTAATCTCTTATAAGTTTATTTGGTATCAAATAAAATCAGACAATATTGATATTAAAAAAGAAGATTATGAAACATTTATGTTCTCACTTGTACTTGGAGCAATTTTAGGAGGCAGATTGGCATCTACCTTGGTCTACGACAAATCGGGAATTTATTATTCTAATCCTTGGCTAATTCTTTTGCCCTTCGACCAACATTGGAATTTTACAGGCTTTAGAGGTATGGCCATCCATGGTGGTTTTTTAGGAGCAATAATTGCTCCTCTAATAACAATAAATACAAAGCTTAAAAATACAAATGTTCAAAAATACTTTCTAAAACTAACGGACTATGGATCAATGGCTTTTTCTTCTGGTTACATACTTGGAAGACTTGCTAATTTCGCAAATGCAGAACTTTATGGAAGAGTAATGAAAGGAGGAATAATATTCCCCAATGCAGAACCATTCGATACAAATATACCGGGTGTAAAAGAATTTGCATCATCAGTAGGACTTGAAATTTCGCCTCATGACCTGCTAATTAATCTCCCAAGAATACCTTCTCAACTTATTGAAGGACTTTTCGAAGGACCTGTAACTTTTCTGTTGCTATGGTTTTTATTTAGAAAAATCAAAAAATATGATGGATTCATTTTTGGTGTATATGTAATGCTTTACGCTTTTTTCAGATTCTTTATTGAATATTTAAGAGAACCGGACAAAGAACTTGGATTTATAATAACCTACAAGCCAATTAAAAGTTTGTCGGAATTTTCTTTTTTAAACATATCAATGGGACAAATTCTCTCACTAACACTGATGATCTCAGGTTTAATCTGGATAATAGTCACTAAAAAGATTGCAGAAAAAAAAATAAAAAATAATACCAACTTAGCATACAAAAATTAA
- a CDS encoding CarD family transcriptional regulator yields the protein MAFLLNQSVVYPMHGVGTIKDIRTKEFNGEIIDYYEIHFPFSDMIFMVPVAKVDDFGIRALVSREKVEEVFDVIKEFEGQIDSKKIKDGGHEFYKKSDILDTAKLYKFLYKKSTQKELPFYEKRILNDFELILEHEISLALQISFEEAKKKIKNILVNNKKA from the coding sequence ATGGCATTTTTGCTAAATCAATCAGTAGTTTATCCAATGCATGGAGTAGGCACGATTAAGGATATTAGGACTAAAGAGTTTAATGGTGAGATTATTGATTATTATGAAATACATTTTCCATTTAGTGATATGATTTTTATGGTTCCTGTTGCTAAAGTTGACGATTTTGGAATTAGAGCTTTGGTTAGCAGGGAAAAGGTAGAAGAAGTTTTTGATGTTATTAAAGAGTTTGAAGGCCAAATAGATTCAAAAAAAATAAAAGATGGTGGTCATGAATTTTATAAAAAAAGCGATATTTTAGATACAGCAAAGTTATATAAGTTTTTATATAAAAAATCTACTCAAAAAGAACTTCCTTTTTATGAAAAAAGGATTTTGAATGATTTTGAGTTAATATTGGAGCACGAGATTAGTTTAGCTTTACAAATTAGCTTTGAAGAGGCTAAGAAGAAGATCAAAAATATTTTGGTTAATAACAAAAAGGCTTAA
- the mgsA gene encoding methylglyoxal synthase encodes MEKKIALIAHDKKKEDLVNFVKQNYLFLSKFKLIATGTTGSKIQQATDLTIIKYKSGPMGGDQQIGAEVAEGNILAIFFFRDPLTSQPHEPDVSALIRLCDVHEIPLATNVKTAEILIKGLESLILK; translated from the coding sequence ATGGAAAAAAAAATAGCATTAATTGCACATGATAAAAAAAAGGAAGACTTGGTAAATTTTGTAAAACAAAACTATCTCTTTTTGTCCAAATTCAAGCTTATTGCAACAGGAACAACAGGATCTAAAATCCAGCAAGCCACAGATCTTACGATTATTAAATACAAATCGGGTCCTATGGGAGGAGATCAGCAAATTGGAGCTGAAGTAGCTGAGGGAAATATCTTAGCTATATTTTTCTTTAGAGATCCCCTAACAAGCCAACCTCACGAACCAGACGTGTCAGCTCTTATTAGACTTTGCGATGTACATGAAATACCGCTTGCAACCAACGTAAAAACAGCAGAAATTTTAATAAAAGGACTTGAGAGCTTGATTTTAAAATAG